The DNA window TATTTGAATGCCTTCGGCAAGTTGACTTTTATCGAGAAGTTTCATGAGAGCTGTTCGCTTTTCAAAGACTTCAAAAATTTTTCTTAAACTTGATATATTTTTCGCGAGTTCTTCAGATTGAATAAGATTATTTTGCCCTGTAATCACAATCGATTCACTTTCAGGTGAAATAACATCATTACCTACTTCAATAGCTGCTGTCATAAGTTTAATCATATCAGCATGCATTTTAGATAACTCTTCCACAAGCGTATCTTTAACTTTTGCAAAAGTATTACCGCTAAAATTATGATTAAAATAATTTGCAGCCTCAATTAAATCATCATGAGTGTAATGCTTTTCAGTCATCACAATTCTGTTTTGAACATTACCGTCATTTGTTACGATAATTACAAGAATTTTTTTCTCAGACAAGCCAATAAATTCTAAGTGTTTGAATGTTGTTTTTTTTGCTTTAGGAATCAGAACTACACCAGCAAAATGTGTCAGTGTCGACAAGATATCTGCAGCATTATTAATAATTTTTTTGTTATCACCAATATTCATTTGATCTTTTAATGAGGTGACCATTTTATCGTCTAAAGGCTTAACGGTCAGAAGAGAGTCCACAAAAAGCCTATAACCTAATTGCGTAGGAATTCTTCCTGCAGAAGTGTGAGGGCTTGTAATAAAACCGAGGTCCTCAAGATCTTTCATAGTATTGCGTATAGAAGCCGGACTTAAATCAAGGCCTGATGATTTAGAAAGGGTTCTAGAAGCTACAGGCTGACCATCATGAATGTGTTGTTCAATGAGGGTTTTTAAAAGAATTTGGGCGCGCTTATCTAGCATCATCAAATAGGGTTATTCATATAAATCGATATGCTTTAAAATACTCCGTAAAGCTTAATTTTCTTGGTTAATAAGCCATTCTAACACGCAAGACTTTTGTAAATGAATGCTTATATACTAAGTTTTTCTATATTAAATTGCTATATATTCTTACGTCTTAAGTATGCTTTAATTCAATTATGGAAAGTCTCTATAAATCAGTCGCAATTATCGGAAAATATGCGAGCGGAAGCGAATCTTCTGACATTGAATCTCAGCTTTTAGAGCTCGCTCAATATTTAACGAGTAAGCATATCAATATCTTCATTGAGGCTAAAACACATCAATCTGGAAAGTTTCAAGCATTTAAATCGATTACATTAGAAGAGATTGGAGCAAAAGCAGATCTCGCGATCGTCGTTGGTGGTGATGGCACTATGCTAGGTGTTGCAAGATCTCTAGTGAATTTTGATATTCCTTTGATAGGGGTGAATCAAGGACGTTTCGGATTTTTAGCAGATTTAAATACAAGCAATATGTTGGAATCAATCGATGAGATATTTCGAGGTTCTTCATATAAAGACAAAAGAATGCTTTTGCAATCTAAAATTTTTAGAGGCACCACATGCATTCATGAGTCATTAGCGCTTAATGACGTGGTTGTCCGAAGCGGTTCCCGTTTGATTGAATTAGAGGTGTCAATTAATGGTAGTTTTGTTCATAAACAAAGATCAGATGGCCTTGTAGTGACTACACCTACAGGGACGACTGCTTATGCTCTTTCCGCAGGCGGACCCATTCTTCATCCTGAATTAGAAGCTATTTCCATTGTGCCGATTAGCCCGCACACATTAAGTAATCGCCCTATCGCTGTAAGCAGTCAAAGCGTTATCGAGATTCATGTGGTGAGTATGGACGAATCTTACTTAAGTATAGACGGACAACTTAAAGTACCTCTTGAGCCTCGTGATCGCGTTGAAATTAAACGCGCAGAAAAAATGATTACGCTTCTTCATCCAAAAGACTATTGTTATTTTGAGATGTTAAGAAAAAAATTAAACTGGGGTTAATAAAGCGCTATGTTACTTAATTTATCTATCCTTGATTTTGTCATTGTTGACAAAATGAGTTTGGATTTTAAATCTGGTTTTTCAGCATTAACAGGTGAGACAGGCGCTGGGAAATCAATTCTCATTGACGCTCTATCCCTAGCTTTAGGCCAGCGTAATGAGGGTGGGGTAGTGAGGCTTCAGCAGGAAAAGGCGGATATCAGCGCTATCTTTGATATTAAAGATAATCAGGAAGTAATCGATTGGCTCAAAGAAAACGAACTTGAATCTGATAGCTATGAACTCATTTTAAGAAGAGTGATTCATGCTGATGGAAAATCAAGAGCTTTTATTAATGGCAAAGTGGCAACACTTCAGCAGTTGAAAGAATTGGGCGAGTCACTCGTTGATATTTATAGTCAAAACTCCCATCATTCACTTTTAAAATTAAGCGCACAAAGACAAATTTTAGATGATTTTGGTGGCCACTCAGACTTAGCCCTCAAAACTTATAATCTACATCAAACATGGCATAAGCTTTACCAACAAAAAATTGAGTACGAAAAAAATGCGCAAATTTATAGCGATGAGCTTGCAGAATTAAGAGATAAATTAAGAGAGTTAAAACAACTTTCATTTACTCTGAGCGACTGGGAAGCCTTGCAACAAGATCACGCCATGCTGTCACATGGTAACGAGCTTATTGAAGATATT is part of the Candidatus Methylopumilus rimovensis genome and encodes:
- a CDS encoding NAD(+) kinase encodes the protein MESLYKSVAIIGKYASGSESSDIESQLLELAQYLTSKHINIFIEAKTHQSGKFQAFKSITLEEIGAKADLAIVVGGDGTMLGVARSLVNFDIPLIGVNQGRFGFLADLNTSNMLESIDEIFRGSSYKDKRMLLQSKIFRGTTCIHESLALNDVVVRSGSRLIELEVSINGSFVHKQRSDGLVVTTPTGTTAYALSAGGPILHPELEAISIVPISPHTLSNRPIAVSSQSVIEIHVVSMDESYLSIDGQLKVPLEPRDRVEIKRAEKMITLLHPKDYCYFEMLRKKLNWG
- the hrcA gene encoding heat-inducible transcriptional repressor HrcA, translating into MLDKRAQILLKTLIEQHIHDGQPVASRTLSKSSGLDLSPASIRNTMKDLEDLGFITSPHTSAGRIPTQLGYRLFVDSLLTVKPLDDKMVTSLKDQMNIGDNKKIINNAADILSTLTHFAGVVLIPKAKKTTFKHLEFIGLSEKKILVIIVTNDGNVQNRIVMTEKHYTHDDLIEAANYFNHNFSGNTFAKVKDTLVEELSKMHADMIKLMTAAIEVGNDVISPESESIVITGQNNLIQSEELAKNISSLRKIFEVFEKRTALMKLLDKSQLAEGIQIFIGNESGYSSLDECSLITSPYETDGEIVGTLGVIGPTRMAYERVIPIVDITAKLLSNALSQH